One window from the genome of Montipora foliosa isolate CH-2021 chromosome 5, ASM3666993v2, whole genome shotgun sequence encodes:
- the LOC138003793 gene encoding CAP-Gly domain-containing linker protein 1-like isoform X3: MYRKICAMNGEEPTKGGTKPESSPSKQRNQVNGMDTSLNYSPSKYPHNKTTLADSPLSPKALRSLVDQHTKSHAAIQALQERIQAVSNQASTPRLQKKLPEGLLIKDMAPTPTDGMTSSSSGTDGDVNCKKTESFPIAVIPTDQNENFLAVNGDEFFVDPATNGDTSEELYTSVDEEFLELMLDAVQKGFMPPELATAETWLNHRDATEDVSNGPSHLLKGDTPSVVADCNGTSQGLKQDASVENSTQNRAMDKDVEPSLAGAIPISASEQQTSASVEPTLLVNEALGSGETRVANEASNNNGPLLANAGQSQIGNIEDTRDNVAPATALPLDSVEPNASTSNKKVQFLGLDTVFGVDSKAADDPVDISVSPSHPINDTDLNKISQSSPKTVTWATLDSPVITPRLASGKPDKNHLRPIESLHMFETALYTKESDAMSDGDQEDPFMVYLNSIEQTALKFKVQVEQAKVDTLEALKEKLERAYEGTPLEEIPLKFREKLQETISEIASDEVLKKYQSLVVQDEEITEEENAILECMRNELDSVACENFELHQQLELLKDYERRYFELKDNFDSLNNGMSTIKNEYEKKNGESEFLAERVESLEKSIVNLRVQYSNEITDLQNENLQLQTACLELENKNTILEEEIDSKPNGFSGSQDGESERRHCAENWNKTSVADQREFEMLQLRLEELEKQNNALRAASQADQAMIQCVEEKKEELEKSLIKAQDDHSKVLLELHEAQRQISSDRVKISSYHEEVDALRRENNLLNSSLDIAQKELEYHLEKKESKEEPWKSNKRMIWKEIRELEKILKGVHREKRNLEKKYVSFKHDNDPLNGSFSFHSCSSSGSSPEREQCKDQKEKLKSKSWHSSTETENNKASPKNGVVVGNDDSFSSPPLKVRSWLDGLRTPNGLVKGDVSFDLEKREKTPVLSERELSASSSKSPRKEENGCHTELEELRHHVGSLEAEKAAIVKELSSLRFSRIKR; encoded by the exons GCGTTACAAGAACGTATACAAGCAGTTTCCAATCAAGCAAGCACCCCTCGACTACAAAAG aaaCTTCCAGAGGGTCTGTTAATTAAGGATATGGCCCCAACTCCTACGGATGGAATGACAAGTTCTTCATCTGGAACGGACGGCGACGTGAACTGTAAGAAAACCGAGAGTTTTCCAATTGCAGTTATCCCTACTGATCAAAATGAGAACTTTTTAGCAGTAAATGGCGACGAGTTCTTTGTAGACCCTGCAACCAATGGGGATACTTCGGAAGAACTTTACACGAGCGTCGACGAGGAGTTTCTTGAGTTGATGTTGGATGCAGTTCAGAAGGGTTTTATGCCACCCGAACTGGCAACAGCAGAAACTTGGTTAAATCATCGCGATGCCACAGAAGACGTTTCAAACGGTCCATCGCATTTGTTGAAGGGCGATACGCCATCCGTTGTCGCAGATTGTAATGGAACAAGCCAGGGCTTAAAACAAGATGCAAGCGTTGAAAATTCTACCCAAAACAGAGCAATGGACAAAGATGTAGAACCATCGTTGGCCGGCGCTATTCCAATATCGGCCTCGGAGCAACAGACATCGGCCAGCGTTGAACCAACGCTTCTCGTGAATGAAGCATTAGGCAGCGGTGAAACAAGGGTTGCAAATGAGGCATCAAATAACAACGGGCCATTATTGGCCAATGCAGGACAATCACAAATTGGTAATATAGAAGATACTCGTGATAACGTGGCGCCAGCTACTGCGCTGCCTCTTGATTCAGTGGAACCGAATGCCTCAACCTCAAATAAAAAGGTCCAGTTTCTCGGGCTGGACACTGTATTTGGTGTGGATTCAAAAGCTGCGGATGATCCTGTTGATATTTCAGTATCTCCTAGCCATCCTATAAATGATACCGATTTAAACAAGATATCTCAGTCTTCTCCGAAAACGGTGACCTGGGCGACCTTAGATTCCCCCGTCATTACACCAAGACTGGCTTCAGGTAAACCTGACAAGAACCATTTACGTCCAATCGAGAGTCTTCATATGTTTGAAACTGCTCTTTACACCAAAGAATCGGATGCAATGTCTGATGGAGACCAAGAGGATCCATTCATGGTTTACCTGAATTCCATCGAGCAAACGGCCTTAAAATTCAAGGTGCAAGTAGAGCAGGCCAAAGTGGACACCCTGGAAGCGTTAAAGGAAAAGTTGGAACGCGCCTATGAAGGGACACCATTGGAAGAAATCCCGCTAAAGTTTCGGGAAAAACTTCAAGAGACCATCTCTGAAATAGCTTCCGATGAAGTGTTGAAGAAATATCAGTCACTGGTCGTCCAGGATGAAGAGATAACTGAGGAGGAGAATGCCATTTTGGAGTGTATGAGAAACGAATTAGACTCCGTTGCATGCGAGAACTTTGAGCTTCATCAACAACTAGAGTTGCTTAAAGACTATGAGAGGAGGTATTTTGAGCTGAAAGATAACTTCGACAGTCTAAACAATGGGATGTCGACGATAAAGAATGAGTACGAGAAAAAGAATGGAGAAAGCGAATTTCTAGCAGAGCGAGTCGAGTCTCTAGAAAAGAGTATAGTAAACTTGCGAGTTCAGTACAGCAACGAGATAACTGATTTGCAAAACGAAAATCTCCAGCTACAGACGGCCTGTCTTGAGTTGGAAAACAAGAATACGATCTTAGAGGAAGAAATCGACTCCAAACCCAATGGATTCAGTGGTAGCCAAGACGGAGAAAGCGAGCGGCGACATTGTGCCGAGAACTGGAATAAGACATCTGTTGCCGATCAGCGGGAATTCGAAATGTTGCAATTGCGACTTGAAGAATTAGAGAAGCAAAATAATGCCTTAAGAGCCGCGTCACAGGCTGACCAGGCTATGATTCAGTGTGtcgaagaaaagaaagaagagcTAGAAAAATCTCTCATCAAGGCACAGGATGACCACAGTAAAGTCCTGTTAGAACTTCACGAGGCTCAGCGACAGATATCGTCCGACAGAGTTAAGATCTCGAGTTACCACGAAGAGGTCGATGCCCTACGGCGAGAGAACAACCTGCTAAACTCAAGTTTAGATATCGCTCAGAAGGAGTTGGAGTATCATTTGGAGAAGAAAGAGAGCAAAGAAGAACCATGGAAGAGCAACAAGCGAATGATTTGGAAAGAAATCCGAGAGCTGGAAAAGATATTGAAGGGTGTCCATCGCGAAAAGAGGAACTTGGAGAAAAAATACGTGAGTTTCAAACATGACAATGATCCGTTAAATGGGTCGTTTTCGTTTCACAGCTGCTCTTCATCCGGAAGTTCGCCTGAGAGGGAACAATGTAAAGATCAGAAGGAGAAATTGAAAAGTAAATCATGGCACAGTTCtactgaaactgaaaacaataaaGCATCTCCCAAAAACGGAGTAGTTGTCGGTAACGACGACAGCTTTTCTTCGCCGCCATTGAAAGTCAGAAGCTGGTTAGATGGCCTTCGCACTCCAAATGGTCTTGTAAAAGGTGATGTTTCTTTTGACCTCGAGAAGAGAGAGAAGACACCAGTTCTTTCTGAAAG GGAGTTGAGTGCTTCGAGCTCTAAGAGTCCCCGAAAAGAAGAGAATGGGTGTCATACCGAG CTCGAAGAACTTAGGCACCACGTTGGGAGTTTGGAGGCTGAGAAAGCTGCAATTGTGAAAGAACTCAGTTCACTCCGGTTCAGTCGAATCAAGAGATAA